Proteins encoded within one genomic window of Hermetia illucens chromosome 2, iHerIll2.2.curated.20191125, whole genome shotgun sequence:
- the LOC119649657 gene encoding peroxisomal targeting signal 2 receptor encodes MVSFTTANRHGYSVRYSPFDPDILVVASSQYYGLCGAGTLHLLELAEDDLHEIGQVQWNDGLFDVVWSPNTEDVVATSSGDGSLQLWNFRSLETGSPTAYIPAHSAEIYSVDWGNSLSGSKLLTGSWDRTIKTWDPTYLKLISSFSAHSDVVFTANYSNSISNVFSSVGADGSLIIWDASSSKPLQKVAAHDGEALTCTWNQFNSNVLATGGSDGLIRGWDLRNLTRNVFELYGCEFAVRRIRFSPHFESVLVSAGYDFCTRIWDYQVQFEPLESFTQHSEFVYGVDWNPSKSGQVADCGWDSLVNVFTPKCLENV; translated from the exons ATGGTTTCTTTCACGACTGCAAACCGACATGGCTACAGTGTTCGATATTCACCTTTTGATCCGGATATCTTGGTCGTGGCTTCCAGTCAATATTATGGATTATGTGGTGCAGGCACACTTCACCTTTTAGAGCTCGCAGAGGATGACCTACACGAAATAGGACAAGTGCAGTGGAACGATGGCCTGTTTGATGTT GTATGGTCACCTAACACCGAAGACGTGGTTGCAACTTCCTCTGGCGACGGATCCCTTCAACTCTGGAATTTCCGCAGTTTGGAAACCGGATCCCCCACTGCATACATTCCTGCACACAGCGCCGAAATCTATAGTGTTGACTGGGGCAATTCCTTATCAGGGAGCAAACTACTCACTGGAAGTTGGGACCGAACCATTAAAACTTGGGATCCAACTTACCTCAAATTAATCTCTTCCTTTTCAGCGCATAGTGACGTGGTTTTTACCGCGAACTATtctaattcaatttcaaatgttttttcCAGTGTAGGGGCTGATGGATCTTTAATAATTTGGGATGCATCATCGTCTAAACCTTTACAGAAAGTGGCAGCACACGATGGCGAAGCATTGACTTGCACCTGGAATCAATTTAATTCGAACGTGCTTGCCACAG GTGGCTCAGATGGTCTAATCCGTGGTTGGGATCTTCGAAATTTAACGAGAAATGTGTTCGAATTATATGGGTGTGAGTTTGCGGTGCGGCGAATTCGTTTCTCACCTCATTTCGAAAGTGTTCTTGTCTCAGCTGGATATGATTTCTGCACAAG GATTTGGGATTACCAAGTGCAGTTCGAGCCGTTGGAAAGTTTTACTCAACATTCAGAGTTTGTATATGGGGTGGACTGGAATCCGAGCAAATCTGGTCAAGTGGCTGATTGCGGGTGGGACTCTTTGGTGAACGTTTTTACACCAAAGTGTTTAGAGAATGTTTAA